A single genomic interval of Roseomonas aeriglobus harbors:
- a CDS encoding VacJ family lipoprotein — translation MSVFILAAPLALALQTAPPAIPPVPEINAGAPAPAAPVADLPQQSPPASPPSPSPDPTNDESDIVVQARRSAARGDPLEAVNAKTFAAAQAVDDAVLGPVAMAYAHKMPSPIRSGLRNFRYNLHEPVVAVNFLLQGKPGKAAETVGRFAVNTTIGVAGLFDMAKRGAFKLPRRRNGFANTMGFYGIKPGPFFFLPLIGPTTARDLVGNIFDHAALPLSFIKPLRTPAYTIPARTITILDHRAEFDEQLQTIRASADPYAARRDFYLAKRQAEIDHLRARDTVITTTSEFTAK, via the coding sequence ATGAGCGTCTTCATTCTGGCGGCACCGTTGGCGCTGGCGCTCCAGACGGCGCCCCCGGCGATCCCGCCCGTGCCGGAGATCAACGCCGGCGCCCCAGCCCCGGCCGCGCCCGTCGCGGATCTCCCGCAGCAATCTCCCCCCGCATCGCCGCCCAGCCCATCGCCCGATCCCACGAACGACGAAAGCGACATCGTCGTCCAGGCGCGACGCAGCGCCGCACGCGGCGATCCGCTGGAAGCGGTCAACGCGAAGACTTTCGCCGCCGCGCAGGCGGTCGACGATGCAGTGCTCGGACCGGTCGCGATGGCCTATGCGCACAAGATGCCAAGCCCGATCCGCAGCGGCCTGCGCAACTTTCGCTACAATCTGCACGAACCGGTCGTGGCCGTGAACTTCCTGCTTCAAGGCAAGCCCGGCAAGGCTGCCGAGACCGTCGGTCGCTTCGCAGTCAACACGACGATCGGCGTCGCCGGGCTGTTCGACATGGCAAAGCGCGGGGCGTTCAAGCTGCCGCGCCGCCGCAACGGCTTCGCCAACACGATGGGCTTCTACGGGATCAAGCCGGGTCCGTTCTTCTTCCTGCCGCTGATCGGCCCGACCACAGCGCGCGACCTGGTCGGCAACATTTTTGACCATGCTGCGCTGCCGCTGTCATTCATCAAACCGCTCAGGACGCCGGCGTACACGATACCGGCCCGAACCATCACGATCTTGGACCATCGCGCCGAGTTCGACGAGCAGTTGCAGACCATACGTGCGTCGGCCGATCCTTACGCCGCCCGGCGCGATTTCTACCTCGCCAAGCGACAGGCCGAGATCGACCATTTGCGCGCGCGCGATACCGTGATCACGACAACAAGCGAGTTCACCGCAAAATAG
- a CDS encoding DUF2334 domain-containing protein, with amino-acid sequence MTHAPPLLAENAPTERDPRRLLVAIHDVAPRHESEVDQLGELIAAAGATQVAMLVVPNFWGNSPIVPGSGFAARLRHWAEGGVEMFLHGLLHRDRHQHRAWLTRMKARHMTAGEGEFLGLTVEQATRSIAEGRALIEDVIGRPVAGFVAPAWLYGPGALTALADTGMPIAEDHWRVWEPATGRTLARSPVITWASRTPGRMASSLAVAAAARVLPTPRIMRVGVHPGDVTERVILHSIEATVRRLARGRAVSRYADLVEDAPCAS; translated from the coding sequence ATGACGCACGCACCCCCTCTGCTCGCCGAGAATGCGCCGACCGAACGCGATCCGCGCCGGCTGCTGGTCGCGATCCACGACGTGGCGCCACGCCACGAGAGCGAAGTCGACCAGCTCGGCGAGCTGATCGCCGCCGCAGGGGCGACGCAGGTGGCGATGCTGGTCGTTCCCAATTTCTGGGGAAATTCGCCGATCGTGCCGGGATCGGGCTTCGCCGCTCGGCTGCGGCACTGGGCGGAGGGGGGCGTCGAGATGTTTCTCCACGGCCTGCTTCACCGCGACCGGCACCAGCACCGCGCGTGGCTCACCCGGATGAAGGCCAGACACATGACCGCCGGCGAGGGCGAGTTCCTGGGCCTGACGGTCGAGCAGGCGACGCGCAGCATCGCCGAGGGACGCGCGCTGATCGAAGACGTCATCGGGCGCCCGGTTGCGGGCTTCGTCGCCCCGGCGTGGCTTTATGGCCCCGGCGCGCTGACCGCGCTGGCCGACACCGGCATGCCGATTGCCGAGGATCACTGGCGGGTGTGGGAGCCCGCGACGGGCCGCACGCTGGCGCGCTCGCCGGTCATCACCTGGGCCAGCCGCACTCCCGGCCGGATGGCATCGTCGCTCGCCGTCGCCGCCGCCGCGCGGGTCTTGCCGACCCCGCGGATCATGCGGGTCGGGGTGCATCCGGGCGACGTGACCGAACGTGTGATCCTCCACAGCATCGAGGCGACCGTGCGCCGCCTCGCCCGCGGGCGGGCGGTCAGCCGCTACGCCGACCTGGTCGAGGACGCGCCATGCGCGTCCTGA
- a CDS encoding MobA/MobL family protein, whose product MNSPSSNSGGSAGPVLPPPPHEFFVVRPDGSCTPATAKTLGEVLKQHRTEARKQARIKRHEKAVEIQMANEDRAAARRLLQELAETERDAIRWAARLRVRVKPEPPKSRTSSVLKRVTITPTRIKGPSSLRAASSWVTDDYGRRGVIWQQSYLGRKSPNFYRGAARDNWEYEVRDEAVLLDAAGEPVIISNMGEDWVEIGAAWQALEDASTRKNAKIQIRAIAPFDADASEEETIAALRHFSKTVLEPLNLPYSAVIHRAPDGGDERNRHPHISFSLRPMRRVEAYCWEVADEVRGELDGRDGVQMLRHLWAHAMSEAAEQARSNRRYTGLGYGARGLPFEAGEHLGEARSAMARRGELVWAHERNRIKSARNAARRAIRDADRKIAALTKVRDAAVASMSARSEGSMRTRIVSSAQPHISSARLKNSSRRQANVEMLTVSSVSAKTPPLVASTVGSEREPDRRVPLVASQKPRVGPMPMKLAADVERFQRMPRRSICSLQNEAVQPLVTSRQPEPPARLIQSKPAAAPAELKVARAIGERSPPLLASRVDAGLVPTLSVRAKVAGKLKPPLVPSSRALHTDLNIAAKIDELLHALSAARVERDNMRVMVQDRAIAADRSIAQQSENSPSASMERAPVPPARPRSSPPVGAVSIGSQRRRFSRSWASDDRHIIPTRAELETRYWLEAHPRMPSKANGTRPLDAADRLQLDRIHTRDVYVADYGGEAALTIDGAKAHAMGISDEWLARPEIQQSLGDIRAEQQKVVTALLSEVDLRPLDFARHGIRAWPRDLDPDQLKRLDRWAADDGFQRDTFGIEQRIQAAHNERERRAREATARNITPAKPAAAIPDGFGGWNSTPAPPFTGEHPTVRMIAFDRKTGKPTNQLLMLLDLAATHPRRIVFATDGKLTATQGAPALMLPLLHGWRHDQRVADLVVATVRASREAGQPAWPPEMLPEMRAYHARSSQHPGRALIDWSSGPSR is encoded by the coding sequence GTGCTTAAACAGCACCGCACCGAAGCCCGCAAACAAGCTAGGATCAAGCGCCACGAAAAGGCCGTTGAAATCCAGATGGCGAACGAGGATCGCGCCGCGGCACGGCGTCTGCTGCAAGAGCTGGCGGAGACGGAGCGTGACGCGATCCGCTGGGCGGCGCGACTACGGGTTCGGGTCAAACCAGAGCCGCCAAAGAGCCGCACATCGAGTGTGCTCAAACGGGTGACGATCACGCCGACGCGCATCAAGGGCCCATCATCGCTGCGCGCCGCATCATCATGGGTGACCGACGATTACGGCAGGCGCGGTGTTATCTGGCAACAAAGCTATCTCGGTCGCAAGTCGCCGAACTTCTACCGCGGTGCTGCGCGCGACAACTGGGAATATGAGGTTCGCGACGAGGCGGTGCTGCTCGATGCGGCCGGCGAGCCCGTCATCATCTCGAACATGGGCGAGGACTGGGTCGAGATCGGCGCAGCCTGGCAGGCGCTGGAGGATGCGAGCACGCGCAAGAACGCCAAGATCCAGATCCGCGCAATCGCACCGTTCGATGCCGACGCGAGTGAGGAGGAGACGATCGCCGCGCTCCGCCATTTCTCCAAGACCGTGCTCGAGCCGCTCAATCTGCCGTACTCGGCGGTGATCCACCGCGCGCCCGATGGCGGCGACGAGCGCAACCGCCATCCGCATATATCATTCTCACTGCGCCCGATGCGACGGGTCGAGGCCTATTGCTGGGAGGTGGCCGACGAGGTGCGCGGTGAGCTCGACGGTCGCGACGGCGTGCAGATGCTGCGTCACCTGTGGGCGCACGCGATGTCGGAAGCTGCCGAGCAGGCGCGCAGCAACCGTCGCTACACGGGCCTTGGCTACGGTGCGCGCGGCTTGCCGTTCGAGGCGGGCGAACATCTCGGCGAAGCTAGAAGCGCGATGGCTCGGCGCGGTGAGCTTGTCTGGGCGCATGAGCGCAACCGCATCAAGAGCGCGCGCAACGCCGCACGCCGCGCGATCCGCGACGCCGACCGGAAGATCGCTGCGCTGACCAAGGTCCGTGATGCCGCCGTAGCCAGCATGTCGGCGCGAAGCGAGGGCAGCATGCGCACGCGCATTGTGAGTTCTGCGCAGCCCCACATTTCATCGGCGCGGCTGAAGAATTCCAGCCGCAGGCAAGCTAATGTAGAGATGCTGACAGTGTCGAGCGTGTCGGCCAAGACGCCACCGCTCGTGGCATCGACCGTCGGGTCGGAGAGGGAGCCGGACCGCCGCGTTCCGCTTGTGGCGAGCCAGAAGCCGCGCGTTGGTCCGATGCCGATGAAGCTTGCGGCAGACGTGGAGCGCTTCCAGCGAATGCCACGGCGCTCGATCTGCTCGCTTCAGAATGAGGCGGTTCAACCGCTGGTCACATCACGCCAACCAGAGCCGCCGGCCCGCTTGATTCAATCGAAGCCGGCAGCTGCCCCGGCCGAGCTGAAAGTTGCGAGGGCGATCGGGGAGCGGTCACCGCCGCTGCTCGCCTCGCGTGTCGATGCCGGCTTGGTGCCGACGTTATCCGTGCGCGCGAAAGTCGCCGGGAAGCTCAAACCGCCGCTCGTGCCCTCGTCGCGGGCCTTACACACAGATCTCAATATCGCCGCCAAGATCGACGAACTGCTCCACGCGCTCTCCGCCGCGCGTGTCGAGCGCGACAATATGCGCGTCATGGTGCAGGATCGTGCGATTGCGGCCGACCGCTCGATCGCACAGCAGTCTGAAAATTCGCCCTCTGCGTCGATGGAACGAGCGCCGGTACCGCCAGCACGGCCGCGATCATCGCCGCCAGTCGGGGCCGTATCGATCGGCAGTCAGCGGCGGCGCTTCAGCCGAAGCTGGGCGTCAGACGATCGACATATCATACCGACGCGCGCGGAGCTGGAAACGCGCTACTGGCTGGAAGCGCATCCCCGGATGCCGTCCAAGGCGAACGGTACTCGTCCCCTCGATGCCGCCGATCGTCTTCAGCTCGACCGGATCCATACCCGCGACGTCTATGTGGCCGACTATGGTGGCGAGGCAGCCCTCACCATCGACGGTGCCAAAGCACACGCGATGGGCATATCCGATGAGTGGCTTGCTCGACCTGAAATCCAGCAGTCACTCGGCGACATTCGGGCCGAGCAGCAGAAGGTGGTGACGGCACTGCTGAGCGAGGTCGATCTTCGGCCGCTCGATTTCGCACGGCACGGCATTCGTGCTTGGCCGCGTGACCTGGACCCGGATCAACTCAAGCGTCTCGACCGTTGGGCGGCAGACGATGGTTTTCAGCGTGACACGTTTGGCATCGAGCAGCGCATCCAGGCCGCGCACAACGAGCGCGAGCGTCGAGCCCGGGAGGCCACAGCGAGGAATATCACTCCAGCCAAGCCCGCCGCGGCTATCCCGGATGGGTTTGGCGGTTGGAATAGCACGCCGGCGCCACCGTTCACTGGTGAGCACCCGACGGTTCGAATGATTGCCTTCGATCGCAAGACCGGCAAGCCCACCAACCAGTTGTTGATGCTGCTCGATCTGGCGGCGACGCATCCGCGCCGCATCGTCTTCGCCACCGACGGTAAGTTAACGGCGACACAAGGCGCCCCGGCGCTGATGCTGCCCTTGCTGCACGGATGGCGGCATGACCAGCGTGTCGCCGATCTGGTCGTCGCCACCGTTCGCGCCAGCCGTGAAGCAGGGCAGCCGGCATGGCCACCCGAGATGTTACCAGAGATGCGGGCCTACCATGCCCGTAGCTCGCAACATCCGGGTCGCGCACTGATCGATTGGAGCAGCGGACCCAGCCGGTAA
- a CDS encoding endonuclease/exonuclease/phosphatase family protein translates to MIDLRKSMIAAGAFAATGGAAPPPMPPTVPSAVRFDGALSVLTYNVKGLPWPIAIGRVAAAEAIGDRLRRLRQQGHAPNIVLLQEAFTDQARAMAASAGYRYVVDGPRVDTAAVSGPPRDSGTWWKGETEGRLAGSGLQIASDFPIIAVRRLAFPTAACAGYDCLANKGAVLVRVRIGATAVDVLDTHLNSRGASGVSDARADRAYALQAEALGRFIRAVHDPHLALIAGGDFNVGAAAPRRAVLAAVVARTGFAGSALRGAAARGLSLQRDAVLSMLRAKDWQFFRSGTRTSIAVTAIRVPFGREPDGAMLSDHIGYIADYAVRTPRNGGDA, encoded by the coding sequence GTGATCGACCTTCGCAAGTCCATGATAGCCGCGGGGGCGTTCGCCGCGACGGGCGGCGCCGCGCCGCCGCCGATGCCGCCGACGGTCCCAAGCGCCGTCCGGTTCGACGGCGCTCTGTCGGTGCTGACCTACAATGTGAAGGGCCTGCCGTGGCCCATCGCCATCGGGCGCGTTGCGGCGGCCGAGGCGATCGGCGACCGGCTGCGCCGGTTGCGGCAGCAGGGGCATGCGCCGAACATCGTCCTGCTCCAGGAAGCCTTCACCGACCAGGCGCGGGCGATGGCGGCCTCGGCGGGCTATCGGTACGTCGTCGACGGGCCGCGGGTCGATACGGCTGCGGTTTCGGGACCGCCGCGCGATTCCGGAACGTGGTGGAAGGGCGAAACCGAGGGCAGGCTGGCCGGCAGCGGGCTCCAGATCGCGTCGGACTTCCCGATCATCGCGGTCCGCCGGCTGGCGTTTCCGACTGCCGCCTGCGCCGGGTACGACTGCTTGGCCAACAAGGGCGCGGTGTTGGTGCGGGTACGAATCGGCGCGACTGCGGTTGACGTCCTCGACACCCATCTCAACAGCCGTGGCGCCTCCGGCGTCTCGGACGCGCGGGCCGACCGCGCCTATGCGCTGCAGGCCGAGGCGCTCGGACGGTTCATTCGTGCAGTCCACGACCCGCACCTCGCGCTGATCGCGGGCGGCGACTTCAACGTCGGCGCCGCCGCGCCCCGCCGGGCGGTGCTGGCGGCGGTCGTCGCGCGCACGGGCTTCGCCGGATCCGCGCTCCGCGGCGCCGCGGCGCGCGGGCTCAGCCTGCAGCGCGACGCCGTACTGTCGATGCTGCGCGCGAAGGACTGGCAGTTCTTCCGGTCGGGCACCCGGACGAGCATTGCCGTGACGGCGATCCGGGTGCCCTTCGGCCGCGAGCCGGACGGGGCGATGCTGTCCGACCACATCGGCTATATTGCCGACTATGCCGTGCGGACCCCGCGAAACGGAGGCGACGCATGA
- a CDS encoding TonB-dependent receptor encodes MRRVWPAALAASALPALPAAARDAEYRVNLPPGDLSDALATLSAQTGASVATDPGLPRIAARRVSGRMPIRRALERLVDGAPVRVVQVGPTVFRLVRRRAAELADPPTVPPDIVVTARKQSEALSGVAAPVSIYVPDDAAASGAARSAHDVAARVDGLTLTSLGPGRDRPFIRGVADSPFNGFSQSTVSVQLDDARITYDAAEPGLRLVDIARVELLKGPQGPLYGTGALGGVYRIVTNRPVLGAVEGTARFGVSAIGGGGPGGEAEGVLNLPLASDAAAVRLVGYAALDGGWIDDTGGRRNINQSQTLGARAALRVAPAAGWTVDVGGAAQQIATRDSQYVDRRGEEIGRSLPIREPRDTRLRLVHGTVSGPIGTPILTIATAHSWQDQNDIYDASTRPAGAARAYRDRRSYRVFDQEVRLSSGDGTAFSWLVGASYLAATTQASGDLQAVSLVSAPIFRLHRRVTEAAAFADGALPLTRRLRASLGARLFRTTTEDELEEEAGGIAATTKAIVGITPSASLSYEIVSGRVVYARFGTAFRPGGIDPSNTESGRYDADEMRSFDLGMRLSLDRGRLAIDGGLFRSIWKYVQSDYLLPDGLIATRNAGDADIVGAELAIDWWRGAWRLRTGVTLQRPRLTRAPDGADLPEDRRLPVVPDAAGRIELSRAFRLGGTRLLPFIAINLQGASRLSFDDGLDRRLGGFAIARAGATLTRGPLVGRLDIDNLLDTRAASFAFGNPFSVRDARQYTPARPRTLSVSLSRAF; translated from the coding sequence ATGCGGCGCGTCTGGCCAGCGGCGCTCGCCGCTAGCGCGCTGCCGGCACTGCCCGCCGCCGCCCGGGATGCCGAATACCGCGTGAACCTGCCCCCCGGCGACCTGTCCGACGCGCTGGCGACACTGTCGGCGCAGACCGGCGCATCGGTGGCGACCGACCCCGGCCTGCCGCGGATCGCCGCACGCCGGGTGTCGGGCAGGATGCCGATCCGCCGCGCGCTGGAACGACTGGTCGACGGCGCCCCGGTCCGCGTGGTTCAGGTGGGACCGACCGTCTTCCGCCTGGTCCGCCGCCGCGCTGCCGAACTCGCCGATCCCCCGACCGTTCCGCCCGACATCGTCGTCACCGCGCGCAAGCAGTCGGAGGCGCTGTCGGGTGTCGCTGCGCCGGTTTCGATCTACGTCCCCGACGATGCCGCCGCATCGGGCGCGGCGCGGAGCGCACACGACGTCGCCGCGCGGGTCGACGGGCTGACGCTGACCAGCCTGGGGCCGGGACGCGACCGGCCGTTCATCCGCGGCGTCGCCGACAGCCCGTTCAACGGCTTCAGCCAGTCGACCGTCAGCGTCCAGCTCGACGACGCGCGCATCACCTACGACGCCGCCGAGCCCGGGCTGCGGCTGGTCGACATCGCGCGGGTTGAACTTCTGAAGGGGCCGCAGGGCCCGCTTTACGGCACCGGCGCGCTGGGCGGGGTGTACCGCATCGTCACCAACCGCCCGGTGCTCGGCGCGGTCGAAGGCACGGCGCGGTTCGGCGTCTCGGCGATCGGCGGCGGCGGGCCCGGCGGCGAGGCGGAGGGGGTGCTTAACCTGCCGCTCGCGAGCGACGCCGCGGCGGTCCGCCTGGTCGGCTATGCGGCACTCGACGGCGGCTGGATCGACGACACCGGCGGGCGGCGCAACATCAACCAGTCGCAGACGCTCGGCGCGCGCGCGGCACTGCGCGTCGCCCCCGCCGCGGGCTGGACGGTCGACGTGGGCGGCGCGGCGCAGCAGATCGCCACGCGCGACAGCCAGTATGTCGACCGCCGCGGCGAGGAGATCGGACGTTCGCTGCCGATCCGCGAGCCGCGCGACACGCGGCTGCGGCTGGTCCACGGCACCGTCTCCGGCCCGATCGGTACGCCGATCCTGACGATCGCGACCGCGCACAGCTGGCAGGATCAGAACGACATCTACGACGCCTCGACCAGGCCCGCCGGCGCGGCGCGCGCCTACCGCGACCGCCGATCATACCGCGTGTTCGACCAGGAGGTCCGCCTGTCCTCGGGCGACGGAACCGCGTTCTCGTGGCTGGTCGGCGCGTCCTATCTTGCAGCGACGACGCAGGCGTCGGGCGACTTGCAGGCGGTGTCGCTCGTCTCGGCGCCGATCTTCCGTCTGCACCGCCGCGTGACCGAGGCGGCCGCGTTTGCCGACGGTGCGTTGCCGCTGACGCGCCGCCTGCGCGCGTCGCTCGGTGCACGCCTGTTCCGCACGACCACCGAGGACGAGCTAGAAGAGGAGGCGGGCGGCATTGCCGCAACGACGAAGGCGATCGTCGGCATCACCCCCAGCGCATCGCTGTCCTACGAGATCGTGTCCGGACGTGTCGTCTATGCCCGGTTCGGGACCGCGTTCCGCCCCGGGGGGATCGATCCGTCGAACACCGAGAGCGGCCGCTACGATGCCGACGAGATGCGCAGCTTCGACCTCGGCATGCGGCTGTCGCTCGACCGCGGCCGGCTGGCGATCGACGGCGGGCTGTTCCGGTCGATCTGGAAATACGTACAGTCGGACTATTTGCTGCCCGACGGCCTGATCGCCACGCGCAACGCTGGCGACGCCGATATAGTCGGTGCCGAGTTGGCGATCGACTGGTGGCGCGGCGCGTGGCGACTGCGGACCGGCGTGACGCTGCAGCGCCCGCGGCTAACCCGTGCGCCCGACGGCGCGGACCTGCCGGAAGATCGCCGCCTGCCGGTGGTGCCCGACGCCGCGGGGCGGATCGAGCTCAGCCGAGCGTTCAGGCTGGGCGGTACCCGACTGCTGCCGTTCATCGCGATTAATCTTCAGGGCGCATCGCGGCTCAGCTTCGATGACGGCCTTGACCGCCGGCTCGGCGGATTCGCCATCGCGCGCGCGGGCGCGACGCTGACCCGAGGGCCGCTCGTCGGGCGCCTCGATATCGACAACCTGCTCGACACCCGCGCGGCGAGCTTCGCCTTCGGAAACCCGTTCTCGGTTCGCGATGCCCGGCAATATACGCCGGCGCGGCCGCGGACGCTGAGCGTGTCGCTCTCGCGGGCCTTCTAA
- a CDS encoding DUF2141 domain-containing protein yields the protein MIIATLLASAQLTSSPDLGKAAGACRTNETRPSLVVEVAGLRDRKGLLKLELYPDNDADFLADDNALVAAGKAFARVEAPVPATGPVHLCIRAPRAGTYAVSLLHDRDADRKFGLSVDGIGFTGNPKLRWAKPAAASARVAIGAGPTPARIVLNYRHGLFTFRPD from the coding sequence GTGATCATCGCCACGCTGCTGGCCAGCGCGCAGCTGACGTCGTCGCCGGATCTCGGCAAGGCTGCGGGCGCTTGCCGGACGAACGAGACGCGGCCGTCGCTGGTCGTCGAAGTCGCCGGGCTGCGCGACCGCAAGGGGCTGCTCAAGCTCGAACTCTACCCCGACAACGACGCCGATTTCCTGGCCGACGATAACGCGCTGGTCGCCGCGGGGAAAGCATTCGCGCGGGTCGAGGCGCCGGTGCCCGCCACCGGCCCGGTCCACCTGTGCATCCGCGCGCCACGCGCGGGCACCTACGCCGTTAGCCTGCTCCATGACCGCGATGCCGACCGCAAGTTCGGCCTGTCGGTCGACGGTATCGGCTTCACCGGCAACCCCAAGCTGCGCTGGGCCAAGCCCGCCGCCGCGTCGGCCCGCGTGGCGATCGGCGCGGGACCCACCCCGGCGCGCATCGTTCTGAATTATCGGCACGGGCTGTTCACGTTCCGCCCGGACTGA
- a CDS encoding glycosyltransferase, with protein MRVLTFLHSFEPGGVERVALRLVAHWRALGVEAPLFMGREDGPLRAELASGLAYDVPRQPRFGSGWWETLWMIVTLPAAIRRHRPDVLFCAGSTYTIVAVAMKLLLGRACPPVVAKISNDVARRDLPAPARLSWRLWLRVQARIIDRWIVMEEAMVADVRAGVGAVRYAVVPDPAISMAQIAPRPPRAVRAPEEGRRFVAIGRLAAQKDYPLMLAAFAGGSTPADRLTIYGGGPLEARLRALAADLGIAGRVTFAGHVADAAARLAEHDIYLLSSAYEGVPAVLVEALACGLPIVATACGPGVDGVLDHGRLGRIVARDADALAVAIAAARRCTRIDPAAHAQAQRFTIEASAGAYLAAFDTACENARSTIPSPATIKKALT; from the coding sequence ATGCGCGTCCTGACCTTCCTCCACAGCTTCGAGCCCGGCGGGGTCGAGCGTGTCGCGCTGCGGCTGGTCGCGCACTGGCGGGCGCTGGGGGTCGAGGCGCCGCTGTTCATGGGCCGAGAGGACGGACCGTTGCGCGCCGAGCTGGCGAGCGGTTTGGCCTACGACGTGCCGCGGCAGCCGCGGTTCGGTTCGGGGTGGTGGGAGACATTGTGGATGATCGTCACGCTGCCCGCGGCGATCCGCCGGCACCGCCCCGACGTGCTGTTCTGTGCGGGTAGTACCTACACGATTGTCGCGGTGGCTATGAAGTTGCTGCTCGGCCGCGCCTGCCCGCCGGTCGTCGCCAAGATCAGTAACGACGTCGCTCGGCGCGACCTGCCCGCCCCGGCGCGCCTTTCCTGGCGGCTGTGGCTGCGGGTGCAGGCACGCATCATCGACCGTTGGATCGTGATGGAGGAGGCGATGGTTGCCGACGTCCGCGCGGGCGTGGGCGCGGTCCGCTACGCCGTCGTGCCCGATCCGGCGATCTCGATGGCCCAGATTGCGCCACGTCCGCCGCGTGCGGTCCGCGCGCCGGAGGAGGGCCGCCGCTTCGTCGCGATCGGCCGGCTGGCGGCGCAGAAGGACTATCCGCTGATGCTGGCGGCATTCGCCGGTGGGTCGACCCCCGCCGACCGGTTGACCATCTACGGCGGCGGCCCGCTGGAGGCGCGGCTGCGCGCGCTGGCTGCCGACCTAGGCATCGCGGGCCGCGTGACCTTCGCCGGCCATGTCGCCGACGCCGCCGCGCGGCTAGCCGAGCACGACATCTACCTGCTGTCGTCCGCCTACGAGGGCGTGCCGGCGGTGCTGGTCGAGGCGCTCGCCTGCGGCCTGCCGATCGTCGCGACCGCTTGCGGACCCGGGGTCGATGGGGTGCTCGACCACGGCCGGCTGGGACGGATCGTCGCGCGCGACGCCGACGCGCTGGCCGTCGCGATCGCCGCCGCGCGCCGCTGCACCCGCATCGACCCGGCAGCGCACGCGCAGGCGCAGCGATTCACCATCGAAGCCTCGGCGGGCGCGTATCTCGCCGCTTTCGACACCGCCTGCGAAAATGCCCGATCGACGATCCCCAGCCCTGCCACGATCAAGAAAGCCCTGACTTGA
- a CDS encoding MobA/MobL family protein, which produces MTTLYHVRPFNIRYPVREHAGRYTPELLRTHRTARASWLYVNRLHGIDDYGPTPDWSLRDDLVASGRCGPQRANIPALDGIRLWTQADQHAALYRPDEPVCAHAVGSLPLHEGKDGWRNLIEGFCEDHIASQGMIADWAIHYRPEEDRVAEILPHVHLLITTRVFDPAHTDVGRVRQTWVRTDRARKTMSEKWWAHTGLFPKSYALAA; this is translated from the coding sequence ATGACGACGCTCTACCACGTCCGCCCGTTCAACATCCGCTACCCCGTGCGCGAGCACGCCGGGCGGTACACGCCCGAATTGCTCAGGACCCACCGTACCGCGCGGGCCAGCTGGCTCTACGTCAATCGTTTGCACGGCATTGACGATTACGGTCCAACGCCGGACTGGTCGCTCCGGGACGATCTTGTCGCAAGCGGCCGATGCGGACCGCAGCGCGCCAACATTCCGGCGCTCGACGGGATCAGGCTCTGGACACAGGCAGACCAACACGCCGCACTGTATCGACCCGATGAACCGGTCTGCGCGCACGCGGTTGGCTCACTCCCGCTTCACGAGGGGAAGGACGGTTGGCGCAACCTGATCGAGGGGTTCTGCGAGGACCACATCGCCAGCCAGGGCATGATCGCCGATTGGGCGATCCACTACCGGCCGGAAGAGGACAGGGTCGCGGAAATCCTGCCCCATGTCCACCTGCTGATCACGACGAGGGTGTTCGATCCGGCGCACACGGATGTCGGACGCGTTCGGCAGACGTGGGTCCGCACCGACCGAGCGCGCAAAACGATGAGCGAGAAATGGTGGGCCCATACCGGGCTATTTCCAAAAAGTTACGCGCTGGCTGCATGA